A genomic segment from Nocardia cyriacigeorgica GUH-2 encodes:
- a CDS encoding SRPBCC family protein, with the protein MAEFEVVRQIVIAAEPARVHALINDFHNWVEWSPWEDLDPELRRMYSGPDAGVGARYAWEGNRKAGRGTMQITSSTDQEIRITLDFEKPFKSSNNVVFTIMPAEAGGTQVVWRMNGEQRGLMALMGKVISMDSLIGKDFEKGLGRLRVAAEAAPA; encoded by the coding sequence GCGCCAGATCGTCATCGCGGCCGAACCGGCCCGCGTGCACGCGCTGATCAACGACTTCCACAACTGGGTCGAGTGGTCGCCGTGGGAAGATCTCGACCCGGAGTTGCGCCGCATGTACAGCGGCCCGGACGCCGGCGTCGGCGCCCGCTACGCCTGGGAGGGCAACCGCAAGGCCGGCCGCGGCACGATGCAGATCACCTCGAGCACCGACCAGGAAATCCGCATCACGCTGGACTTCGAGAAGCCATTCAAATCCAGCAACAACGTCGTGTTCACCATCATGCCCGCCGAAGCAGGCGGCACCCAGGTGGTCTGGCGGATGAACGGTGAGCAGCGCGGATTGATGGCGCTGATGGGCAAGGTCATCTCGATGGACAGCCTGATCGGCAAGGATTTCGAGAAGGGTCTGGGCCGGCTGCGAGTGGCCGCCGAAGCCGCGCCCGCCTAG